In the genome of Thermodesulfobacteriota bacterium, the window GTTCGAAAAGGAGATGTGTTATGGCCGATCATCATAGGAATTTGCAACTGTTCGATCTTTTCTTGAGTAAGAGAAAGGCATATCAAACCCCGGCCATAACGGGCCATGAAATTGATAGCCTCTGCTGAAATCTTTTCCGCTGCCATGGTCAGGTCACCCTCGTTTTCCCTGTCCTCATCATCAACCAGGATGACCATCTTTCCGGCCTTAATATCTTTCAGGGCCTCTTCAATGGTAGTTACAGGCATTTTATTATCTCCTTAGCTTGCTTAGACAATCCCATGTTCGGCCAGAAACTCCCGGCTGATCCTGCCCTTCTCTACATCCCTGGCCTTATCGTTCCGGCCCCTTGAGAGCAATTTTTCCACATACTTGCCGATAATATCAAATTCGATATTAACGGCATCGCCCGCTTTGCGCCGGCCTATAGTGGTGTGCCGGGCAGTAAAAGGGATGATGGATACAGAGAACGAAGAATCATGGCAATCGTTTACTGTAAGGCTGATGCCATCTACGGCGATGGAGCCCTTTTCTATCACGTATCCGGCGAATTCCTTTGGAATCCGGATAGAAAACAGGGTAAAGGCGGCCTGCTCCTGCCGGCTCAGAATAACTCCGGTCGCATCTATATGTCCGGTCACGATATGACCGCCCAGGCGATCTGTGGGCCTTAATGCCCTTTCCAGGTTTACCTTATCGCCTATATTGATCCGTCCCATGGTAGTCCGGCGAATGCTCTCCGGAGAGACATCTACGGTAAACACCGGACCGGATAAATCTGTTGCGGTCAGACAGGTCCCGTTCACACTAATACTTTCTCCCGGCATCAGGTCGGACCACTTTATATCGGCCTCAATCGTAAGTCTCAACCCCTCGCCGGAAGAGGCCTTTTTTCTTACGGTACCCAGGGTCTCTACGATTCCGGTGAACATTTCTCAACCTATAGTTCGTGTATCAGTTTAGCCTTTTGAAAAACTGGCTAAACTTCAATTCAAAATGCAAGATTCAAAGTGCAAAATTCAAAATGTTGATGGTTTTTGTCCGAAATTTTACATTTTCCATTTTGCAATGAGATTTAGCGCATTTTTAAAAGCGCTAACTTGTTACTAATTCGTTAGTTTTCATCCGGAAACCAAAAAATCCCAGACGAGCAGTCAGTATTCAGCTATCAGCCATCAGCCCTGCTGACAGCTAAACGCTAACCAGCCGGATAGGCCTCAACTAAAAGGTCATCTCCTATCTTTCTTGTCTTCATATCCTTAAGCCGAAAGGCCCCTGCTATATGATTTACACCTTCTCCGCCTACCATGTCCACGGCTTTTGTGCCTCCGATAATAATCGGCGCATAAAAGAGATAAAATTTATCCACCAATCTGGACTGTATAGCTGAGGCAAAGACGGTTCCCCCGCCTTCAATGAGTATGCTTAATATACCTTTCCTGCCTAATTTACTCAACAACTCCGCAAGGTCCAGGCCGCTTTGATTGGTAGAAACCGCCATTATCTCTACGCCTTTTTCTATGAGACGCCTCTTTTTGCTATCGGAGGCATTGTCAAGTGTAGCTACGAGAGTTTGCGCAGATGAGTCTAAGTTAAATATCCTGGCAGTGAGGGGAATTTTTAGCCCGGAGTCCAGTATTACCCGCAACGGATCCCTGCCTCTTTTTTGTCCGAGCCGTGTAGTCAACATGGGATTGTCTTTTATAACTGTTCCGGCGCCTACCAGGATGGCGTCAACCTCATTTCTCAGACGGTGCACAAAACGGCGTGCCCTTTCACCGGTAATCCATCTGGCATCCCCGCTTCGGGTAGCAATCTTGCCGTCCATACTGGCCGCCGCCTTCATGATAACAAAGGGCCTTTTCTCAGTGACGTACTTGATAAAGGCCTCATTTAGCCGAAGGCACTCTTTTTCTAAGATGCCGCATTCTACTTTCACCCCGTGTGACCGCAGAAACTCGATACCGCCCCCCTTTACATCGGGATTGGGATCAGGCATGCCAACGACCACGCGGCGTATTCCTGCCGTCAGGATCGCCTGCGTACAGGGAGGCGTGCGGCCATGGTGATTGCACGGCTCAAGATTTACATACAGGGCGCTGCCCTGCGTCCGTTTGCCCGCGGCGGTAATGGCGTTGATTTCCGCATGGGGTTCTCCGGCCTTTTCGTGGTATCCCTGGCCGGCTATCCTATTATCCTTGACAATAACCGCTCCGACCAAGGGATTAGGCGAAGTACGTCCCCGCCCCTTTGAGGCAAGGGTTAGGGCAATCCGCATATACTTTTCGTCAGCGTTTTCTGCCAACTATTTTTCCTCTTTTTCCTCGCGGGTAGCCAGTAAGCCCTTTAGTTCGGTCATAAACTCGTCCAGGTCCTTAAACTGCTTATAGACTGAGGCAAATCGAACGTATGCCACTTCATCCCATTCGCGCAATTTGGCCATGACTTTTTCTCCAATAACCGAGCATGGGATCTCTTTCTCCCCCATTTCTTGCAAGGTTTTTTCCAGGCCATCCACAAATTCCTCGATTAGATTAATGCTAATCGGCCTTTTCTCACAGGCTTTTTTCAGCCCTTCGACAACCTTCGTACGATTAAAGGGCTCCCGCCGCCCGTCTTTTTTTACTACAAGGGGCATAAATTCCTCAACCCGCTCATAGGTTGTAAACCGGCTCTGGCAGCGAAAACACTCCCTACGGCGTCTGATAACCAGATTATCTTTGCTGACCCGGGAGTCGATTACCTTGTCTTCCGCGTGTCCACAAAAGGGGCATTTCATTTTGGAAAGGCCTCCGTGTATCTGTTAGATTTGAATCAAGTTAATGCCGGCCTCTGCCAGCATATCACGGGAAAGGGCATCCGCATAACCTTCACGGTAAAAAATACATTTGACGCCGGCGTTA includes:
- a CDS encoding riboflavin synthase, with the translated sequence MFTGIVETLGTVRKKASSGEGLRLTIEADIKWSDLMPGESISVNGTCLTATDLSGPVFTVDVSPESIRRTTMGRINIGDKVNLERALRPTDRLGGHIVTGHIDATGVILSRQEQAAFTLFSIRIPKEFAGYVIEKGSIAVDGISLTVNDCHDSSFSVSIIPFTARHTTIGRRKAGDAVNIEFDIIGKYVEKLLSRGRNDKARDVEKGRISREFLAEHGIV
- the ribD gene encoding bifunctional diaminohydroxyphosphoribosylaminopyrimidine deaminase/5-amino-6-(5-phosphoribosylamino)uracil reductase RibD — its product is MAENADEKYMRIALTLASKGRGRTSPNPLVGAVIVKDNRIAGQGYHEKAGEPHAEINAITAAGKRTQGSALYVNLEPCNHHGRTPPCTQAILTAGIRRVVVGMPDPNPDVKGGGIEFLRSHGVKVECGILEKECLRLNEAFIKYVTEKRPFVIMKAAASMDGKIATRSGDARWITGERARRFVHRLRNEVDAILVGAGTVIKDNPMLTTRLGQKRGRDPLRVILDSGLKIPLTARIFNLDSSAQTLVATLDNASDSKKRRLIEKGVEIMAVSTNQSGLDLAELLSKLGRKGILSILIEGGGTVFASAIQSRLVDKFYLFYAPIIIGGTKAVDMVGGEGVNHIAGAFRLKDMKTRKIGDDLLVEAYPAG
- the nrdR gene encoding transcriptional regulator NrdR is translated as MKCPFCGHAEDKVIDSRVSKDNLVIRRRRECFRCQSRFTTYERVEEFMPLVVKKDGRREPFNRTKVVEGLKKACEKRPISINLIEEFVDGLEKTLQEMGEKEIPCSVIGEKVMAKLREWDEVAYVRFASVYKQFKDLDEFMTELKGLLATREEKEEK